Proteins from one Mycobacterium sp. EPa45 genomic window:
- a CDS encoding ATP-dependent DNA helicase, whose protein sequence is MSADDVPPVTELLATAVAALGGAERPGQVQMAEAVAQAFADGEHLAVQAGTGTGKSLAYLIPAIARAVEKESPVVVSTATIALQRQLVDRDLPRLVDALAESLPRRPKFALLKGRRNYLCLNKIHNGGADEVPDASQEELFEPVASSALGRDVARLTAWASSTETGDRDELTPGVPDRSWSQVSVSARECLGMARCPYGTDCFSERARGEAGRAEIIVTNHALLAIDAIADAAVLPEHEYLVVDEAHELVDRVTSVATGELTPAPLGVATRRIARLVSPALVQRMEAAVATFSSAIHDAQPGRLDYLDDELATYLTALRDAATAARGDIDPAPKDPKAAAARNEAIAALTEIGDTAGRVLDSFVPAIPNRTEVVWLDHEDSRGSVRPVLRVAPLSVAGLLRTRLFDSATTVLTSATLTVGGSFDAMAGAWGLGDGPKWKGLDVGSPFEHAKSGILYVASHLPPPGRDSAGSPEQVAEIAGLIEAAGGRTLGLFSSMRAAKAAAEALRARVDTPILCQGDDSTAALVDAFAADPETSLFGTLSLWQGVDVPGPSLSLVLIDRIPFPRPDDPLLTARQRAVAARGGNGFMTVAAAHAALLLAQGAGRLLRRADDRGVVAVLDSRMATARYGGYLRASLPPFWPTTDPERVKQALQRLRDGASP, encoded by the coding sequence GTGAGCGCGGACGATGTGCCGCCGGTGACCGAATTGCTGGCGACAGCGGTGGCCGCCCTCGGCGGCGCCGAACGCCCCGGCCAGGTGCAGATGGCCGAAGCGGTGGCACAGGCATTCGCCGACGGTGAGCATCTGGCGGTACAAGCCGGCACCGGAACCGGAAAATCGCTGGCCTACCTCATCCCGGCGATCGCCCGTGCGGTCGAGAAGGAGTCGCCCGTCGTGGTGTCCACCGCGACCATCGCATTGCAACGCCAGCTCGTCGATCGCGATCTGCCCAGGCTGGTCGATGCGCTGGCCGAGTCACTGCCCCGCAGGCCCAAGTTCGCGCTATTGAAGGGTCGGCGAAATTACCTGTGTCTGAACAAGATTCATAACGGAGGCGCCGATGAGGTGCCTGACGCCTCCCAGGAGGAACTGTTCGAACCGGTCGCTTCGAGCGCGCTGGGCCGAGACGTCGCGCGGTTGACGGCGTGGGCGTCGTCCACCGAGACCGGCGACCGCGACGAGCTGACCCCCGGCGTACCCGACCGGTCCTGGTCGCAGGTCAGCGTGTCGGCCCGGGAATGCCTCGGCATGGCGCGCTGCCCATATGGCACCGACTGCTTCTCCGAACGCGCCCGGGGTGAGGCCGGGCGAGCCGAAATCATCGTCACCAACCACGCCCTGCTTGCCATCGACGCCATCGCCGACGCCGCGGTGCTGCCCGAGCACGAATATCTGGTGGTCGACGAGGCCCACGAACTGGTGGACCGGGTGACCTCGGTGGCCACCGGCGAGCTGACACCCGCCCCGCTCGGCGTCGCGACCCGGCGCATCGCCCGACTCGTCAGCCCGGCCCTTGTCCAGCGGATGGAAGCGGCCGTGGCGACGTTCTCCTCGGCAATCCATGACGCGCAGCCGGGCCGCCTCGACTATCTCGACGACGAGCTGGCTACGTATCTGACCGCGCTGCGCGATGCGGCCACCGCCGCCCGCGGCGACATCGATCCGGCACCCAAGGACCCGAAGGCCGCCGCGGCGCGCAACGAGGCCATCGCAGCGCTGACCGAGATCGGCGACACCGCAGGACGGGTGCTGGACTCGTTCGTCCCGGCCATCCCCAACCGCACCGAGGTGGTGTGGCTCGACCACGAGGACAGCCGCGGTAGTGTGCGGCCGGTCCTGCGGGTCGCACCGTTATCGGTGGCCGGATTGTTGCGAACCCGGCTATTCGACAGTGCGACAACGGTATTGACGTCAGCGACCCTGACCGTCGGAGGTTCGTTCGACGCGATGGCAGGCGCGTGGGGTCTCGGCGACGGCCCCAAATGGAAGGGCCTGGACGTCGGTTCCCCGTTCGAGCACGCCAAGTCCGGCATCCTTTACGTCGCCTCCCATCTGCCGCCACCGGGCCGGGACTCCGCCGGTTCCCCCGAACAAGTCGCCGAAATCGCCGGGCTCATCGAGGCAGCCGGCGGGCGCACCCTCGGATTGTTCTCGTCGATGCGCGCCGCCAAGGCCGCGGCGGAGGCACTGCGCGCGCGGGTCGACACCCCGATTCTCTGCCAGGGCGACGACAGCACCGCGGCTCTGGTCGACGCATTCGCCGCCGACCCCGAGACGTCGTTGTTCGGCACCCTGTCTCTGTGGCAGGGCGTCGACGTGCCGGGGCCCTCGCTGTCGCTGGTGCTCATCGATCGCATCCCGTTCCCGCGGCCCGACGATCCCCTGCTCACGGCGCGGCAGCGGGCCGTCGCAGCGCGCGGCGGCAACGGGTTCATGACGGTCGCCGCCGCCCACGCCGCGCTGCTGCTGGCGCAGGGGGCCGGCCGGCTATTGCGTCGCGCGGACGACCGGGGCGTCGTCGCGGTGTTGGACTCGCGGATGGCGACCGCGCGGTACGGCGGCTATCTGCGCGCGTCGCTGCCGCCCTTCTGGCCGACCACCGACCCCGAACGCGTCAAACAAGCACTTCAGCGGCTACGCGACGGAGCGTCGCCGTGA
- a CDS encoding neutral zinc metallopeptidase produces the protein MRRRHLARLLAIASVAAVLAGCGTTISGKAVSVFDDPFKVGGLQAVDGASGLRSNPEKPTRKVSHSDGGKDDEIGAQSISDLEEFWKDNYSGTFDGEFRPVKDVISWDSNGYDGEFCGESASGLINAGFCEDDNTIGWDRGVLLPALREANGDMAITMVLAHEYGHAIQRMAKLNKKGTPTLVAEQQADCLAGVYLRWVAEGNSKRFTLSTGDGLNNLLAAMISFRDPLLSQDDYTDSGDEHGSAFERISAFQFGFTDGPSSCAAIDAQEIGQRRGDLPIELQSDQTGEWPVTEESIRSIIEAMNILFAPKNPPQLSFDAASASKCPDARPSVPVSYCPATNTVAVDLPGLEKMGASNEGQDNVLVTGDNTAYSVLVSRYMLALQHERGGLVLDNAEAGLRTACLTGVATTKLSKEVTTPDGNTVALTAGDIDEAVSGLLTNGLVASDVNGESVPAGFNRIDAFRIGVLGDQDRCIKRFP, from the coding sequence ATGCGCCGACGACACCTCGCACGTCTGCTCGCGATCGCGAGCGTCGCTGCGGTGCTGGCCGGCTGCGGCACAACGATCTCCGGCAAGGCCGTCTCGGTCTTCGACGATCCGTTCAAGGTCGGCGGCTTGCAGGCGGTCGACGGGGCCAGCGGGTTGCGCTCGAATCCCGAAAAGCCCACGCGCAAGGTGTCGCACAGCGACGGCGGCAAGGACGACGAGATCGGTGCCCAGTCGATCAGCGATCTCGAGGAGTTCTGGAAGGACAACTATTCCGGGACATTCGACGGGGAGTTCCGGCCCGTGAAGGACGTCATCTCGTGGGACTCCAACGGCTACGACGGCGAATTCTGCGGCGAGTCGGCCTCGGGCCTGATCAACGCCGGCTTCTGCGAGGACGACAACACCATCGGCTGGGACCGCGGCGTGCTGCTGCCGGCATTGCGAGAGGCCAACGGCGACATGGCCATCACGATGGTGCTGGCCCATGAATACGGGCACGCCATTCAGCGGATGGCCAAGCTCAACAAGAAGGGCACCCCGACGCTGGTCGCCGAGCAGCAGGCCGACTGCTTGGCCGGCGTCTACCTGCGGTGGGTGGCCGAAGGCAACTCGAAGCGGTTCACGCTGAGCACCGGTGACGGTCTGAATAACCTTCTCGCCGCGATGATTTCATTCCGCGACCCGTTGCTGAGCCAGGACGACTACACCGACAGCGGCGACGAGCACGGGTCAGCGTTCGAACGCATTTCAGCCTTTCAGTTCGGATTCACCGACGGCCCGTCGTCGTGCGCTGCCATCGACGCCCAGGAGATCGGCCAGCGTCGCGGTGACCTGCCGATCGAACTGCAGAGCGACCAGACCGGTGAGTGGCCGGTGACCGAGGAGTCGATCCGCTCGATCATCGAAGCGATGAACATCCTGTTCGCACCGAAGAACCCGCCGCAGCTCAGCTTCGATGCCGCTTCGGCGTCGAAGTGTCCCGACGCCCGGCCCAGCGTCCCGGTGTCCTACTGCCCGGCCACCAACACCGTCGCCGTCGACCTGCCGGGTTTGGAGAAGATGGGCGCCTCGAATGAAGGTCAGGACAACGTCCTGGTGACCGGCGACAACACCGCATATTCGGTGCTGGTGTCGCGCTACATGCTCGCGCTGCAACACGAACGCGGCGGCCTGGTTCTGGACAACGCCGAGGCCGGCTTACGCACCGCATGCCTCACCGGGGTGGCCACCACGAAGCTGTCCAAAGAAGTCACCACACCCGATGGCAACACCGTGGCACTGACCGCAGGCGACATCGACGAGGCGGTATCCGGTCTGCTGACCAACGGCCTGGTCGCCAGCGACGTCAACGGTGAGTCGGTGCCTGCCGGGTTCAACCGCATCGATGCGTTCCGCATCGGCGTGCTCGGCGATCAGGACCGCTGCATCAAGCGTTTCCCGTGA